A window of Cryptomeria japonica chromosome 3, Sugi_1.0, whole genome shotgun sequence contains these coding sequences:
- the LOC131053330 gene encoding F-box protein SKIP22, with product MKLRVRSLDGGDTLRIDLPSNGTSLQSLKEAVAHKINSSPTEVNLSLNKKDYLQGPPEESLQSLGIIAGDLVFYTLNPNDFQNLISPVAAENLESSKRPREKEVNTNPKNPRNPQSPNDKNLTLRELCASAAMKRASKDSATDNQNPAEIAVGTPKEQESGESMEVDDQILEKSRSIPYFLERVLSGEKENEGCGHGLLTIAVHAVMLESGFVGFNTQSSEASLGTRLPHGWAKKPLVSLCYTLPELIVDNSHEKYVENVQLRFSVMGNFLVVYGALASAKGSHFYRISLEVGKFLPSIERASSLIGKSNIVSEIVGETLDRKSEIGKAQDSLQEERFLFEFWKVVKDALSMPLLSALCEKAGLPLPPSLILLPTEVKMLILEKLPAVYVARLGCVCTEFRFLALNDGLWKQKYLDEFGSSGTQGVQRFKDAFVKKWIERKSKNQRRAGPLRYPSRPLLMRLPYPYGAPGYGIRGGDFDRFPAIGGGSLFGVDGIGGRVGLGGGSLIGGLPSRRLTTPYCDLNGFVDDIDGHVDPHFQPGRD from the coding sequence ATGAAGCTCAGAGTTCGATCCCTCGATGGAGGCGACACCCTCAGAATAGACCTCCCTTCTAACGGCACGAGTTTGCAGTCTCTGAAAGAAGCTGTTGCACACAAGATAAATTCTTCTCCGACAGAAGTAAATCTGTCCCTTAACAAAAAAGATTATCTGCAAGGACCCCCAGAAGAGTCCCTTCAATCTTTGGGTATTATAGCCGGAGATTTGGTGTTTTATACGCTTAACCCGAATGATTTTCAGAACCTCATCAGCCCAGTTGCAGCAGAAAATCTAGAAAGCAGCAAAAGGCCCAGAGAAAAAGAAGTCAATACGAACCCTAAAAATCCCAGAAACCCTCAGAGCCCAAATGATAAAAACCTAACCCTAAGAGAATTGTGCGCTTCTGCAGCCATGAAAAGGGCTTCGAAAGACTCAGCCACGGATAACCAGAATCCAGCAGAAATTGCCGTAGGCACACCAAAGGAACAGGAAAGCGGCGAATCCATGGAGGTGGACGATCAAATATTGGAAAAATCGAGGTCCATACCGTATTTTCTGGAGAGGGTTTTGTCTGGAGAGAAAGAAAATGAAGGGTGCGGACATGGATTGTTGACAATTGCCGTGCATGCGGTGATGCTAGAATCAGGGTTTGTAGGGTTTAATACGCAAAGCTCGGAAGCTTCTTTAGGAACTCGGCTTCCTCATGGCTGGGCGAAAAAACCACTTGTGAGTCTTTGCTACACACTTCCTGAACTTATTGTTGATAACAGCCATGAAAAATACGTGGAAAATGTTCAGCTTAGGTTTTCGGTGATGGGTAATTTTTTAGTTGTTTATGGTGCGTTGGCTAGTGCAAAGGGTTCACATTTTTATAGGATTAGTCTTGAGGTGGGGAAGTTTTTGCCTTCCATTGAACGTGCCAGTAGTTTAATAGGAAAGTCAAATATTGTCTCTGAAATTGTTGGAGAGACCCTGGACAGAAAATCTGAAATTGGGAAGGCTCAAGATTCTCTTCAGGAAGAGAGGTTTTTGTTTGAATTTTGGAAGGTTGTAAAGGATGCGCTTTCCATGCCTTTGCTCAGTGCTTTGTGTGAGAAAGCTGGCTTGCCACTCCCTCCATCGCTCATCTTGTTGCCTACAGAGGTGAAAATGTTGATTTTGGAAAAGCTACCTGCCGTGTATGTTGCTAGGCTGGGTTGTGTGTGCACGGAGTTTCGGTTTCTGGCTTTAAATGATGGACTGTGGAAGCAGAAGTATCTAGatgaatttggatcttctggaacACAAGgcgtgcaaaggtttaaggatgcTTTTGttaaaaaatggatagagaggAAGAGCAAAAATCAAAGGAGGGCTGGGCCTTTAAGGTATCCTTCTCGCCCATTGCTTATGAGATTGCCATATCCTTATGGAGCTCCAGGATATGGGATCCGTGGAGGAGACTTTGATAGGTTTCCTGCTATAGGTGGGGGAAGCTTGTTTGGAGTAGATGGCATTGGAGGCAGGGTTGGGCTGGGTGGTGGAAGCCTT